TTGTCGAAGACATGGCAAAAGAAAGCAGCAACGCATTATCCGCTGAACCGTTTTCTTGTTCAACCTCGATTGCGGGCAATACGCAATGACTCGAGTCACGGATTTCGTAAGACCTGCCGGGCCAGGCGGGCGTTTGGGCGGGATTGTGTTTTTCCTGTAAGATGCGTATGGTTTTGTCTGCGCGGGAGGAACATGCCATGGATGCACAGCAGGCCCAATCCAAATTCCAGCAGGCGGACGTGCTTTTCAAGAAGGGGCGGCCCCAGGAAGCTTTGGCGGTCTTGTGTGAATTGGAGGCCGCTTTTCCCAACACGAGGAACATTCTTTATCCAAAGGCTTTATGCCTGGAGAAACTGGGCCGTACGGCCGAGGCGGCTCAGGTCTGTGATGTGTTGGTTCGGCAGTTTCAGGATCCGCGCGCGCAGGCGCTCATGAACCAGATGCAAGTTGCCGCCAGCGCCGCGCCGGTAATACCGGGTCTGGACGGGCTTGATTTTGACCTGATGCAGCCCGCTGCTTCCGCATTCGCGCCACCCAAGGCGGCAGCGGCCGCGCCGGCGCAGGGAGGGGGGCGGAAAACGTGGCTAATCCTGGCGATTGCGGGGGTGGTGCTGGCCTTGGGCGCGGCGGGCGTGACCGGTGCGAAACTGGGCTTGTTTGCGGGCGGCGCATCGAAGCTGCAACAGCTGGAAACGCGGCTCAAGGATACGTTTGACGCGTCCGGCTCCTTCACTGGGGTTCTGGACGCCTCGTTTCCCATGCCCGACCCCCGGATTCCCATGACCATTACGTTCGGCGGAACCATCGAGTATCTGCAGAAAGACAACCACGTCTACTTCCGCATCGAGGGCGCGCCGTCCGCGTCGGGCGGAGTGCCATTGCCGTCCATGGCGATGAAAATGGTGTCGAATGGCGAGGAGCAGTTCCTGGAAATGAATATCGGCGGGCAGACCATGGTGGTCAGAGTGCCCATGTCCGCCGCGGGCGCGATGCAGCCGAGTCCGGCCGCGATTTTTGCCGTGCTGCGCGAGAATTTCGACATCAAATCGCTCCCCGACGCGAAGGTAGGGGGCAAAGACGTGTGGGTGTTCGATCTGACGCCCAAACCTGGAACCGTTCCGGACACATCGGCGATGCCCATTCCCGCGCCGCAATTGGACCGGGCGCGCGTTTCCTGTGCGGGGGACGACCTCTCCTATTTCAAGCTGGAAGCATTGGATGCCGCCGGCGCGAGCCAGTTGTCCGTGGCGTTGTTGAATGTGCGGGTCAATGCGCCGCTGTCGCCCGAACAGTTTGCCTATGCGCCGCCTGCGGGAGCACAGGTGATGGAGATGAGCGACCTCGCCGGCGGCGGCATGCTGCCGATGTTGATGGGCGGTGCCGGTGGCGGCTGAGTGCCTACCCTTCTTCGTGCTTGGTTTCGGCCGGCCGGGAAGGGGGGTCAACGTTCGCGGCGCTTGTTGCGCCGGTGATGCTGTTATAGACCTGGCCGGTCGTTTCGCGCACTCTGCGCAACAGACGACGCGCCCACAGGAATTCCGTGCCCAGAACGCCCAGGCCCGCGACGGTGACTACGACGCCCGGCCCTGGCAGCAACAACATCGCCAGTCCCGCGAGAAGCACGGTGCCGCCGACCACCAGAACGATGAGCCGGCGGGCCTGCGCTATGGTGAGATTCGTGATGAGAGCGCCTGCAGCCGCGCGAACAGACGGCGAAAACCACAGCGCCGCTCCCGCGAGCAGCACTGCCAGGCACGCAGCGGCAACAATCCAAGTCATCAGGTATATCCTGCCATCTGTTGCTTACATACAACCGCGGGCAATACTTATTCAAGCGGGAGACGGGTCAGGTGCGGGAAGCGCGCACTATCCAGCCGAGGCACTGCCGTGCGCGCATCGACCCGGTGTGATAGCGTAACAAGTGTTCATGGCCGCCGGAGGCAATGCGCGCGCACTCGGCCGGCGATGCGAGGTAGTGATTGAATTTCCGTTCCATTTCCTCGAGGTCGCTGAAGAAGACGGCGTTTTCCCCGTCGGTGAAGTCGTGAGGAATGCGAATAGGCAGCCGCTCGGAGAACAGCATGGCGCCGTGCGCCGGTATTTCCCAATAACGGACGGTGTCAAACCCAAATCCGAAACAGTTGAGTCCGATGCGGCTTTCGCGCAAGAGCGTCAGGTATTGCTCTTGCGGATAACCGGCTGACAGGGTGACGCCAAGCCGCGCCTCGATCCGTTCCAGGAAGAGCCGGCGCAGGCCAGACTGCCGATGGCCTGCCCAGAAGAACGGCCTGGAGCGCGGCGTGACGCCGGGTGGCGCGGACACGCGCGAGTCTGGGTAGGCAAAAGGCAGAGGAAAGGCATTCGGGCCGTAATCCGCGCAACGCAGCATCTCGCGCTTGAAATAGCCCGCAACGCTTGAGAGGCCCAGATGTTCCATGACGCGGGGCCGCAGGTTCAGGGCGGCATCGAGCGCGTCGACGATGAACAAGGGGCGACTGCGCGCCGCGTTCGCGATGGCGCGCGCGGTTTCCCGCTCGAGGAAAGCCTCACAATCGCCATAAAGCACGACATCGAACCATCCGCTCTTAAGGCGGTCGAGAATTTCGGATAATTCGGTTGGATTGCCCGCGCGGTCAAAAGCGCACGGGTAGTTCTTGTATTCCTCCGGTCCCTCGCCGTGCAGCGAAGGCTTGTAGGGAAACTCCATGACATTGTCCTCGCCGAGTACGGAGCACAGGCCATCATAGAGCACGTCGAGACCGTAGTGAGGCCGTGGATGGGTGACCAGCAGCATACGGTGCGGCCCAGCGGCCTCGGCGTCTGTCCACAAGGGAGCTTCTTCGCCGGGCCATGCGCGGGAGGAGGACCGTGACAGGATTGCGCCTAGCTGCCGCCGGACGGTGTCCGTGGGCGCGGCATGTTGTGCCGAGCGGAGCAGCCGGGCCGCCATCTCGGTATCGTCCAAAAGGCGCCAGAATTCCGCCTGGCATTGATATGCCGGTGCGAAGTCGGGCCGGTCCGCGACGAGCTGATGGAACAGTTCCTGGGCTTTGTCGAAGTGGTCCAAGGGCGGAAGATCGGGGCGTTGCTTGAGCCACGCCAGAAGGCACAAGTGCATTTGCGCGCGGACGTTGATGCGAACGTCCTCATCCTGAAGATAGACGGCTGGGATGTGCGCGAGCACTTCAAAGGCCCAGTCGGGGTGGCCCGCGTCGAAAAGGTGCTCCGCCTGTGCGAGGGGATCGTATTCCGGGCGTACGAACAGAAGCAGGTATTCTGACGCGGACCCGGATGGCGCGGGCACAAGGACCGGCCAGCGATTGTATAGTCCAAATCCTGCCTCCTGGACGGTCCGCACGATTCCTTCATAGGGGAAGTGCTGTCCGGCTGCGTCCTGCTCCGGCGCATCGACGGGTGCGGGCGCGCGTACGAGCAGCCAGCCCCCGGTCTTGAGGGTGCAGGCCAGCAAGCGCAGACGTTCGCGGAGAACGCCGACGCCGGACTCCGTTTCCGGTACCAGCAGGGCGTCAAAGCAGGCTTCAGTAAAGGGGGGCGCCCCATCAGGAACATCCGCGGTTACGGAATCCAGGCAGGCACGGGCAAAAGGCAGACATTCCGGGCGGGTCTCGAAACCATGAACCTCGATGCCGCGTTCCCGTCGCAGGAGGTAACCTATTTCGCCACGGCCGGCCGGCACTATCAACAGGCGGCGGATGAACATGGGCAGCAGTCCGCGAAGATTCGAGGAATCAACGGGGCCGTCGCCAGGACTTGTCATGGACCGCCCTCTCAGGTGTATTCAAGAACGCGGCGAATGCTTCTCGTCTTGGATGGGCGCTGACTCACAACCCGATTTCCTTCCGCAGCGCGATCTTATTGACCTTCCCGCTAGGTAGCAGCGGCAGTTCTGGCCGCAGTTCGAAGTGCTTGGGCACCTTGAAATTCGCCAGGCGGTCCTTGCAGTACGCCTGCAATGCATTCTCTGTAACCGTCTGGCCGGGTTTCAGCATCAGGAAAGCATAGCCGGCTTCCGAATAGAGTTCGTCGGGTACGCCCAGGACCGCCGCGAACAGCACGGCCGGATGGCGTTCCAGGACGTCTTCGATCTCGCGGGGATAAACGTTCTCGCCACCCGTTTTGAACATTTCGGAGCGGTGGCCCGTCAGGAATAGGCAACCCTCGGCGTCCAGGTATCCGACGTCGCCGGTGTAGTACCACCCCTGCGTGTCGAGCACCTCCGCGGTGGCGCCCGGGTTATTCAGGTAGCCTTTCATGACAATCTCGCCGCGCACGGCGATTTCGCCCGTTTCGCCGGGCGGCAGGGGGCTCCGCTTCTCGTCCACGACACGCATCTCGAAGGGCGGCACGATGCGTCCGGCGGCTTTCGCGAGCAGTTGCCGGCCGTCATGCGGCGCGCTATAGGTGCAGAAACCGCAAAGTTCCGTCGAGCCGTATCCGGTGATCAACCGCGCGCCAGTCCGTTCGCTGATTATGGAGAGCACGTCGAGCATGACCTCGGGCGCCGCGGAACCGCTCCAGACGAATGCCTGGACGTGGCTCCAGTCCATTTCCGGGAACCTTGGCGCCTGGAATTGAAGCAGAAACATGACCGGGACCTGCCCGACCACGGAGATGCGCTCCCTTTCGATGACTTCGAGGGAGCCTTGGGCTTCGAAGCGGTCCATGAGCACGATACAGCCGCCGCCATATATGGTGGTAAAGCCGATCTCCACGTCCGCGGCCACGTGGTTGATGGGAAAATGCAGGAGCGCGCGGGTGTTCTCATCGAAGCCGAAATGCCTCAGTTCGACCGCGACATTCGCGAGAATGCTGCGGTGCGTGTGGAGAACGCCCTTGGGCTTGCCCGTCGAGCCGGAGGTGTACATCAGCAGCGTTTCGTCCTGCGGATGCACCGTTGCGGCGCGGCGGGCCAAGGCTTCATTGAGGTGCTCGCGGGACGCACCCGTGAAAACGGCGTAGCCGTCTTCGGAACGGTTCTGGCCGTTCAGAAACACCACGCGCTGCACGCAGGGGAATTCGTCGGTCAGGATTCGTATGCGCTCACGGTAATCTACGTCCTGAAAGCGGTCGACGGAGAAAACAAGCGCCGGTTGGGCGTCGTGGAACTGGTAGCGCAATTCGTCCAGCGAATACTTGGGAGACAAGCCAAGCCAGATTGCCCCGATTTTCGAGGCGGCCATGAACGTGACCAGAAACTCGGGGCATGCCATGGCGATCATGGCCACGCGGTCGCCCTTTTCAATGCCGGCATCGAGCATGGCTTTCGCCGCGCGGTCGGCCGCGTCTCGAAATCCGGCCCAGGTGATGCGCCGGTTTCCCAGGACCAGCGCCTCTGCGTCCGGCTTCACGGCGGCCCATTTCTCGACATGCTGCCACAACAGCGACAACTCATACGGCTTCATCAAGGCAGTCTCCATCCGGTCCTTGAAACAGAGGTAATCCTACTCCGATTGCGCCGCGCCAATCGAGTATCCCGCGACGCCGAACGTGACGCTGCCGTTGCGTATGGCCTTGTGGTTCTTCTCGTTCAGAACCTGGAAATAGACGCGAACGGCATCGGGCGTTGTCTCCTTTCCGAGGGCGCGCACGGTAATCTCCGTGCCCGGTTCGACCATGCCGGTGAAATGACAGGCGAGGCCGCGGACGCGCCTGGGGTCGGCGGACGCCTCCTCGTTTGTAAGCTCCCGCAGTGCGAGCGCCAGGGTCGCCGTGCCCTGGTAGATGACGTTTTGCAGGCCGACCGCGCGGGCGAACGCGCGCGAAGTGTGAATGGGGAAGGGCACGTCCCCGCACATGTCGTATATCCAGGGGGCCAGCGGGTCGATGCGCAGGCGCTTTTCCCAGAGGACCTCTCTCTCGCCGTTCCAGGGCGCTGCTTGCGGAACGCCCGGAATGCCCGCCCCGCCGTCGGCGCATCGGACGCCGCGCATCATGCCGCCGATGTATTCGCGGAAGATGGTCGCGCCCCGGCTGTCTGCCGCCGTGAAACGCAGGACCATGTGGGTGCCCGCGCGATGGGGCAGAATGGCGGCCACTTCGCCGGTGATGGTCAGCGTACTCCCTGGCGCCATGGGGTGATGCCATTCGAGCGCTTCGCTGTAATGGACCTGCTGCGCGAGCACTTCCGTGGGAAAATCGCCCACATCCCAAAATTCGGCGAAACGGGAGGCCAACTGCCAAGTCAACGACACGGCGAGCATGGGCGGCGCGATGACCCCGTCGGCGCGCTCGTCATCGAAATAGAGGGGATTCGCATCGCCGACGCCCGCGGCATAGGCCATGGACTGCCTGGGGGTTATGGTCACGACGCAGGGCCGCGACCGCTTGCCAACATATTTCGAGCTCAATTCCATAGGGTTCTCCCACGCGACCAGCCCGCGCGCAGTTGGTTTCGTTCGTGGCGCGCCTGCCACGCAGATGCGAAAAGGTAGCACGATTGCCCCGCACGAAGAAACATCCCGACGACTC
This genomic stretch from Candidatus Hydrogenedentota bacterium harbors:
- a CDS encoding tetratricopeptide repeat protein, with product MDAQQAQSKFQQADVLFKKGRPQEALAVLCELEAAFPNTRNILYPKALCLEKLGRTAEAAQVCDVLVRQFQDPRAQALMNQMQVAASAAPVIPGLDGLDFDLMQPAASAFAPPKAAAAAPAQGGGRKTWLILAIAGVVLALGAAGVTGAKLGLFAGGASKLQQLETRLKDTFDASGSFTGVLDASFPMPDPRIPMTITFGGTIEYLQKDNHVYFRIEGAPSASGGVPLPSMAMKMVSNGEEQFLEMNIGGQTMVVRVPMSAAGAMQPSPAAIFAVLRENFDIKSLPDAKVGGKDVWVFDLTPKPGTVPDTSAMPIPAPQLDRARVSCAGDDLSYFKLEALDAAGASQLSVALLNVRVNAPLSPEQFAYAPPAGAQVMEMSDLAGGGMLPMLMGGAGGG
- a CDS encoding PGPGW domain-containing protein, which codes for MTWIVAAACLAVLLAGAALWFSPSVRAAAGALITNLTIAQARRLIVLVVGGTVLLAGLAMLLLPGPGVVVTVAGLGVLGTEFLWARRLLRRVRETTGQVYNSITGATSAANVDPPSRPAETKHEEG
- a CDS encoding glycosyltransferase family 1 protein; this encodes MTSPGDGPVDSSNLRGLLPMFIRRLLIVPAGRGEIGYLLRRERGIEVHGFETRPECLPFARACLDSVTADVPDGAPPFTEACFDALLVPETESGVGVLRERLRLLACTLKTGGWLLVRAPAPVDAPEQDAAGQHFPYEGIVRTVQEAGFGLYNRWPVLVPAPSGSASEYLLLFVRPEYDPLAQAEHLFDAGHPDWAFEVLAHIPAVYLQDEDVRINVRAQMHLCLLAWLKQRPDLPPLDHFDKAQELFHQLVADRPDFAPAYQCQAEFWRLLDDTEMAARLLRSAQHAAPTDTVRRQLGAILSRSSSRAWPGEEAPLWTDAEAAGPHRMLLVTHPRPHYGLDVLYDGLCSVLGEDNVMEFPYKPSLHGEGPEEYKNYPCAFDRAGNPTELSEILDRLKSGWFDVVLYGDCEAFLERETARAIANAARSRPLFIVDALDAALNLRPRVMEHLGLSSVAGYFKREMLRCADYGPNAFPLPFAYPDSRVSAPPGVTPRSRPFFWAGHRQSGLRRLFLERIEARLGVTLSAGYPQEQYLTLLRESRIGLNCFGFGFDTVRYWEIPAHGAMLFSERLPIRIPHDFTDGENAVFFSDLEEMERKFNHYLASPAECARIASGGHEHLLRYHTGSMRARQCLGWIVRASRT
- a CDS encoding AMP-binding protein, giving the protein MKPYELSLLWQHVEKWAAVKPDAEALVLGNRRITWAGFRDAADRAAKAMLDAGIEKGDRVAMIAMACPEFLVTFMAASKIGAIWLGLSPKYSLDELRYQFHDAQPALVFSVDRFQDVDYRERIRILTDEFPCVQRVVFLNGQNRSEDGYAVFTGASREHLNEALARRAATVHPQDETLLMYTSGSTGKPKGVLHTHRSILANVAVELRHFGFDENTRALLHFPINHVAADVEIGFTTIYGGGCIVLMDRFEAQGSLEVIERERISVVGQVPVMFLLQFQAPRFPEMDWSHVQAFVWSGSAAPEVMLDVLSIISERTGARLITGYGSTELCGFCTYSAPHDGRQLLAKAAGRIVPPFEMRVVDEKRSPLPPGETGEIAVRGEIVMKGYLNNPGATAEVLDTQGWYYTGDVGYLDAEGCLFLTGHRSEMFKTGGENVYPREIEDVLERHPAVLFAAVLGVPDELYSEAGYAFLMLKPGQTVTENALQAYCKDRLANFKVPKHFELRPELPLLPSGKVNKIALRKEIGL
- a CDS encoding MaoC family dehydratase N-terminal domain-containing protein gives rise to the protein MELSSKYVGKRSRPCVVTITPRQSMAYAAGVGDANPLYFDDERADGVIAPPMLAVSLTWQLASRFAEFWDVGDFPTEVLAQQVHYSEALEWHHPMAPGSTLTITGEVAAILPHRAGTHMVLRFTAADSRGATIFREYIGGMMRGVRCADGGAGIPGVPQAAPWNGEREVLWEKRLRIDPLAPWIYDMCGDVPFPIHTSRAFARAVGLQNVIYQGTATLALALRELTNEEASADPRRVRGLACHFTGMVEPGTEITVRALGKETTPDAVRVYFQVLNEKNHKAIRNGSVTFGVAGYSIGAAQSE